CCTGCCTTCAAGATCCCCTCCTGATATGACTTTCAATATGCCACTGcttggttttttgtttttttttagctccacCACATATCCGCTTATCAATGTGTGGAAAAATGGTGTATTTGTCACACTGATGGGTCGAGGGACTTCAACACTGGTTGCCATTCATCAATTTTCTCCGGGTTAGTATCTGATTTGAATTGACAACACACTAAGATTAAATGAAAGCGGTGGGAATGAACTGTCAAGGAGTGTAAATGGATGCAAGCATCAGCTTTTGATTGATGtgagcaaaatgtaaaaatgataataatcaaCGTTCATGCACTTCTGCACTTTGCAGATGCTCTGCAGAATGCACTGACAGACTTCTGAGGTGCAAAATTCATATTTCACAAATAGGACATCACATGCATACTTGTGTGCTTGCTCCTATTGAGTAGACTATCAGGTGGCGAGGCTTAGTCAAAGGTTGAGCTACTTGAGGATTTAAAGGCATGTCATTCTAGTATTAGTGCTGGCCAGTGTGGGGTGTGTTAGTGCTGCCTGCAAGTAGACTCCATTCCCAGAGTGCCTGATCAAAACCTTGTGACTTTTGTCATATGACCATGCCAAGTGATACATGTCACACAATTTTTTTAATCTGGTAGATTCACTCTGCCGTCGAGCTACATGTTGTTGCTCCATTCAATCCTGCTAAAGAAAcatgtcattttcttttataaatgtCACAACATGCATGGTTGGTTTTATGTTTAACTGAATACTTTCACATAGAGAAGAGAAGTTCAGAACATCTCAGAACTGTTCATTTCACTAAAATTCGACTGAAtttaatgaacaaaaatagGCTGGATTCAGTgattgggcttcaaaactgcTGCGAGATTCTCATCAGGCCAccttaagatttttttttcgcTTGGAggaatttaacatttaaaagaaatctaATTTGAACACACATTTGTCAGAAAAGGACATCATCACGGCATTAGAAAGATAAAAGTTATAAAAGAGGACCCCGTAACCATTTAGAGTAAAGAGACCGAGACAAAAGATTTGTTTACCACGCACCAATGAGGGACGTTTAGTGGTGAATCAACATTTAATGAGGGAGAAAGCgttcttgttgttgtggtgCTTTCCCATTTCAACAGCTGTGATTCATGTCCCTCTTTGCCAGAAGCACACAAAGTGATGCAACAATTATATTAGGAGGGGGGAGggcattttattttaaaggatttaATTACGCTCACAAAGTCATTGCAGATGTTAGATCAGAAAATATACCagcaaatagaaagaaaaaaaaggattgcaGTCATTCTGGAGGCTGAAATATGACATTTTCTGTTCTTCACTGTTGAtgaagacagtaaaaaaaataagttatttttgCAAATTTTGCGTTATAGTTTGCGACCTCTGTGTTAATATCAAATTAAATCTACTATGTAGAGCCATCTAGGTTTGACTAGGTTCACTGTGGCGAGATCCGTTCCTGCAGCACAGGAGCCTTTTCTGCAAGACTCCTGTggtttagatgtgtgtgtgtgtgatgctttCTCAGGTGCCTAGTCCAGGGCTGAGCCTCTTGCAAGCTATCATCCAAGTATTAGTGTCTCTGAGAatatgtgtatctgtgtgtgtggatgttgcAGCAATGTTGTTAGATTAAAGGCTTAACGTATGATGGCATTAGTGTTGGCTAGCAGGATCTGAACACCGGGGAGCTTGTGTGTTTTAAGCacgtgtgtgtgaatgtgtgtgtgtgtgtgtgtgtgtgtgtgtgtgtttgaatcaaGAAATCACTCCACAAACCTGGTATCACTTTTATTCACTGATAAGTTTAAACATCAAAATTCACCAAAGTTTAAATGAGGCACAGATCTAAAGAATATTATATGAACAATATAAAAGAGAGACCAGTAGAAgcaatgagagaaaaataagcgattacaaaaaaaaaaaatgtaatgcaaaTATAGTCAACATGCACTTTTAAAACACGCCACAAATAGTTTACATGTGGGCTCAATCCCACAGTGTTGTCTTTAGGAATATTCATGATATACAGGAAATATAGTGAACGCTTTCTGGAATACCTTACACATGTTGCTTTGAGCTAATTGTGCATTGTAGTTTTGCATCACTTTAAAGGAATACAAAAACAGTATTGAACAATGAGTGTACATAGAAAAAACATTGATTATTAAATTCTGTATATAGTGTCCCTCTTGGCAGaacttttattacattttgctTACATTGTGCCATCATGTACAAAAGCTCTATAATAATTTAATGTCACACAGAGATTGATAAAGAAGCTAAACAAATCCACTCACCAAAAACAACGGCCTGATTGTTTTCTGCAACAGGGGAaacttcatgttttacattttacaataaaTGAAATAGTTCCAGTAAATCAGGTTTTATTCTTTTATGATtggtcctttttctttttctcgtGGATGCAAACCAAACTTCAGCTAAAACGCAAACATGACAGATCTGTGATGTTGATGAAAAGCATCCTTACACCCATCTTAAAGTATGTCAAAAACACAAGAGCTGTGGGGCACGCAGAATAAAAGGTACTACTGACACTTCAAAAAAAAGCCCACACGTAAGGCAACAGTCCATTTCCAGATCATGTTTGATGTTCTGACAAGCATCTAATGCTAAACCGCTGCTCAACCATTAGAGAGAGCAGCactgaaatgtttcagtgtgATAGTTAAAGATTATACTTGCAAGTTTTTTAACTGCAAAGCATGATGATgcttttaacaaaaaaaaaaatctgctaatTAAAATGTTCCCAGTGAAAGTAAAGATGAAGGTATGTAATTTGAAAACTCTTAGCGCTCAGGTTTAGACTCTTTGAAAGTGTTTGGATGTTTAGTAAACAGCTGTGAGCAGCACATGTTATTACACAGAATGGGAGATTTAAAGGGGAAACACAGAAGGGAATCTTTGTTCATTGATTTAATTTACAGGGAATGCATAAATATTTCCGAGGGCatcaatgaaacattttgacaaagcGTTTTGGACAGAAGCCATCATCTGGGAAAATCAACACTCACAAAAACTATATGTATTGTCCTGCAGCGACTCTTTACTTCATGACAGTTTTATCACTCCTAGAAGTCAAGTGACCGGTGAAGAATCGAGAGAGAATTCCTTTTCAATTCGACGGTATGGTCACGTTCCTCAATAAGTGCAGTCATAAGACTCTTATCACAGCATCGAGTGTGTCAGTCTACTATAGAGCCTGTGTGTGTCCGTCCATTAAAGCAGGAATGTGCCTCCCTGCACACTAAGTCAAACAGAagccttttattgttttatctcttctttttttttttttaaaccaataaaTCGTGAATGAAAATAATGTTGAACTGAATGGATTTCATCTCACCAGCTCTCGCTTTGAGAaggttgaaataaaatgttcaaccttcagtatttttctgattttctgtttataatttgtgtgtgtgtgtgtgtgtgtgtgtgtgtgtgtgtgtgtgtgtgtgtgtgtgtgtaccagatAAAAATGGCTCCATCATCAGCCGACAGGACAGCCGGGCAGTCTGAAGGCATCTGGCACAGGACTGTCAAGCTTACAGATGATTTTATAGATCCCTTTCTTCCAGCAGGGGTCGCTGTCTCTCCCAGTCCAAATGGCTGAGTAAAACTCCCTCAGAGCCAAGTCTGACACCTCGATGAACCTCTCTGGGACCTGCGCACAGAAACCCTAATGTCAGGTAAAAATGCTTATACTGACAGACGCGATGAGTCCCGTCTGTTTTCTAACCCCATAGTGGTGATGCAGTgtttcaatttctttttttcatttctcaatCGAAAACCTGGACCACAGaatacactgaaacactgaaatgtaaaaatttaTGTATTTTCCTCTACAGCCtcactctttttaaaatgtctgctgAAGACAAGGCCACATTCTGCTCAATAACTTTGCTCATAATGACACCTCCAACTTCAAGCATACAATAGAAGAGAAATCAGTTCTCTAGAAACAGCTCTTTGAGGATTTGAGCCTCTACCTGTGTGCGATAGCTATTCAAGGCTACTAATCTTTGATAATGAGTTAATGGCTCATGCTAAAAGGAATTATTCTAACAGgaatggaattttttttttaacaaaaacacattttgaaatgtattaGTTGTGTGtcattgaaaatgaaaactcaCACATGTATTGTCTGTAAAGTAAAGACGGCCTATCCACAGAGTGCACAGAAAGTCATCCTTATTGATAATACCACAGGTTATTATAAAGCGAGCAGCTAACCTGTAGAACACCGTCCATCTGTATGTTATGTGCTTTCACTCTTTAACTGAGAAAATGActcattttgaaaacaaaatcttttacCCTCTAGTGTGAAGTTCAGGCAGGTATTgttatattgtgtcatgttatCACCTAGTTCCTTTGAAACAACCTCAGCGTTGACTTATATAATTGTTTTTGAATCACATAGTGATATTTTGAACATATGGCCGGTTAGCTCAGTTGGTTAGAGCgtggtgctaataacgccaaggtcGCGGGTTCGATCCCCGTACGGGCCAATTGGCTTTTGACAAGGACACATGTGGACATAATTGATTGAAGCAGGATAATAATTCAAGTAATAAATCTTGTGAGGATGCTATTCCATTTGAGGTCAAGTTAGTGCAAGCAGCTTACTCGTTGGTGCAggtgtgttcacacatgcattaaTACAGATTACAAAGAAAAACGATGACTGGAGTGAAGTAAACAAGGAACAGATTATAACGACCTTAACCAGGCAGATTTACAGTTTAGCCTGCTTAGAGTGAtactttaaaggtcccatattatgctttttctggttttatatgcccttaagtgtgttttccaagtgtcctgtgcatgtttaggcacatctatgtgtaaaaattcaaagtccgcctgttagctgtagcattagccgcacgtaacgctcggttctagcccccctcgataaatatttgtcagtgcggcgtcattgtcagtgtgagatcaccgatctaagcccattggctcgttgtggaaagccctgcagctcatgttgaaatttccgagaagcgtgctgagcaactgaccaataacgacagagcggatcggcagaccaatcagagcagacttggcccacgtggggtctaacagtgtgggctcaacagagtgtagctgacagactcagagcggagagggagcaaggaggagcagtacatgaaaacagacacttttttaaaactttagctattgtgaacgtacaaaagtagatacatagattaaatatacgaaccccaaaaagggcagaacaTGGGCTCTTTAAGACAGACGACCAATCAAGGTAAGCTTAAAAACAACATGGTTTTACatcaaatggagaaaaaaagtttgtgtaCATTTTCTAGAGTTAAGTCCTCATTGTAGTGGCTTTAAAACAGTATCTACTGATACAAATAACAATATAATTCAAGACAATTTCCTTTACTTTATAACAGAAAAGTGCCAAGtcctcacatcagctcattaGCTTTTATCAGCTCCGTCTGAAAGAGCTCAATTCATAGAGTACTGGACCAACCCGAAGCCTTTTTGTTAGCCTGCAGGCGACATTCAGAGCCAGAGATGTACGTCCTATTATTGGTGATTCACCTTATGCAATATGTGACCTTGTGCACAGATACACATGAAAAACTTGGACATAATCAGACTCGAGGTCCCCTGTATATGTGGTTAAATAAAAGAATCATGCTTTCAATGACTAAAGCCTCAAAGCATGGACTCTAATATTTAGTCTGTGAGCTGAAAGCTTTGTGGAAATGAATGATGCTTTATGGACAATCTCCTTACCTGGTAGACGTTACTTTTGTTGTAGTGCATGTTTAGTATGCGGTAAAGCTCAGAGTCACGGCCAACTCTCAGCTGACTCTCTCTGCCCACACGGGGTGCACCCTCCCTGggtgacacagacacacaagcacCCCAATTTAAATGCTATCATTGCGATATTATTTGTTTCTTATAGCTCAGAGGTTGCACGATCAACTTCATTAAATAATCTCATTTAGTAGAAGTTGTAGAAATCAAAATTCATGGCCAACATGCTGGCTGGAATATAAAAGCCAGTCAAACAATGGAAGTTTTGCAGCaaatcatttgaaaatgaaCGAGTGACAATTTAAACCAACCGGTTGAGAGCCTCACGGACAGCCTGTCGTGCAAAGCGCTCCATCTGGATGTAGAAGAACTCTCTGAAGTTGCTGAACCATTTAATCATCTGGGAGGTCACGCAGCGGTTAAACTAGACAGTGGACAGAAACacagcaggacaggaagtgagcagGAGAGGAGTACTTATTTCATGATTTCTCCCAGtatttaaagtcacattttaaagattaCTTCACAGACAATAACAGCTAGTAGCTCAAAGGAAGAGAAATCACATCATGAAAATCCTACATCTGGTTTTGAACACTACCTGGGATCGTTGTCTATTGGTGATTTAGAACAGATATTAAGGTTTATAAAGATATTCACAGTGAAAAATCCTTCTTATTCTACAGTCAAAGTGATTTTGTAGAGGCTTGTATCATTTAAACTGATTTAAGGCTATTTCCATTCATACAAGATAAATGGCTTAATATGTTTCTGCAGATGCTGGGATTCAAACATATTCCCTCTCATTAATTTGTGATGGATAATTACACTTTAATTTAAGTACgtctttaaataaatagttttaaaaacgTAACACAACCTTACTGTGTGTAATCACGCAATCGCTCCGGTTTTAATTGTAACTTCATCTTGCTTCAACTACTTGAGCAATAAGCGAGAATGACTTGAATGATCTTTATTGAGAGTGTGAATCTTTCTCCACATCAATcaacagttttgttttagttttttttaaagcccttTATTATGAATCAGAAAACCAAAGATCTAAACCTAATAGTTTATTCAGTACGACGCGAATTCGTGTGTGACGTCATGCCACTGAAACACGTGGCCGGTTAGCTCAGTTGGTTAAAGCgtggtgctaataacgccaaggtcGCGGGTTCGATCCCCGTACGGGCCAACTAGCTTTTTGATGGTAACTTGTGTACAAAGTGCGAATTTTTCCTCCACATCGCTCAACATTTGGTATATGACCAATTAGCTATGTAGTAAAAATCTTAACACAGGCTAATTCTCCCGACGCAAATTAGTTTGTGACGTCATCACCCACATGTCCGTGGCCGGTTAGCTCAGTTGGTTAGAGCgtggtgctaataacgccaaggtcGCGGGTTCGATCCCCGTACGGGCCAATGAACTTTTTGAGGGGTTTTTAAGATGCTGCCGTCTGTCATCCAGTCACAAAGGCTTACATTCAGTGACACAGTTAAAACATAATCCACCACACTTTAGAAAAATACCACCCGGATTATCACCATCAAAGGGATCATCACTGCTGCAGTATGACGCAATCAAGTGTCACGTTTTAGGCTCATTTATAATAAAACTCttctatttcaaaaaaatgatatattttaACTTAATAAGTTTAAGTTATTTTGAAGATGAAGATTTCCAAACCCTATTGTCATGTGTGTCTTATACATTGTAATGTGTTGCAGCACGTGAAACCACTTTACAATACAGTAAATTGTATAGTAAAAAGTGAACTTTCTTTTAAACATAACTCAAATGTTTGTTCACCTTCACATAAATTAAGTTATTATCAGCGCTtacatcacttttaaaaaaatgaaatcaaaatgttattaTTGTCAAAAACAGATGAACACAAAACATATTATCAGTTAAGCTCTATCTTACCATAGCATGTTAAGATGTTGCACTGGGGTATCTATTACCAGGATTTTGTTTTAGTCAATGGTAACACGTACATTAAGTGGATGGATTATTGATGCAGCACTTGTGACGGGGGAGAAAAAACACACCTTGACATCAGGGAAGTAAGTCTTAAGTGTATTGGAGCTGGGATAGCGTGCGTAGAAGAACATGAGCTTGGCTTTCTTCAGATGGCAGGGAGACAAGCCCTCCTGAGTGTATACATGAGGCCAGTTAAGGGTAAATATGTTTCCTTTTtcacacacatcatcatcatcaaacacattctactccctccttcctccccccGCCACTTTTCACAAAAGGATATTCCTCCAGCAGTAAGGTAGAGCTCTCCTCCGTCCATCCCTCCTCTTATTCCCCCATCTCCcctcatccctctctccctctccctgccGCCGTGAGCGTGAGCGTGGCGTGCAAGGGAAGGGTCCAGGTGACCAAGCAAAGGGAGCGGAGGGAAAGAGGGGTGGGAAGACGGGTGAGACGAGAACTCCAAAAAGGGGTCGGCGCTCAAATAGTCTTTGCGGGACAGGGGGAGGTGGGGCAGCTGGGAGTGgtggagagagcgagagaagagCTGCTGCATGGAGTAGTGGAGGAgcgggagagggagagggggaggaggggggggaggcggTGGAGGCGGGGGgaaggaagatgaggaagaggaagaggaggatgacgaCGGGTGGAATGATGAGGAGGGTTCCTTGGGTTGTTGGGCTGAGGGTAAAAGGGTAGGGTGAGAAAGGGGAGGCGGGCGAGGTAGAGAAGGGTGATGAAGGGAGAGGTTTGGGTGAGAGGAGTTCAGATGAGAAGAGAGAGGTGGGCCGAGGAGTGGGTGGGCCTTTCGGATGTCAGGCGACCTCTGAACAGCCAATGGCATCGCCAGGTCTGAGGTTTCAGTGCGATGAGACGCAAGGGCGTTCCCATTATTTGCTTTTTCAAAGtgcttctctctttcttcatccTGTTCTCCTCTTTTATCCTCCTTCCCTCTCATCTTCTCGTCCCCTCTGGTCAAGAGTCCCATCCACATTCCTCTCTCCCTCGCGCCTTCATTCCCAGTGTCGGACGGCAGGAAAGAAATGGCGGCAGGTGGCGAGGCAGGATTTATATCTGTCATCTCAGTGTAAAGGCGGAGCACTCGATCAATGACTCGAGCCACAGCGCTGCCCAATTCCAGCTTCAGCGCCTGAGCAAACTTCTGCCCTCCTTCCTCACCTTCCTCTTCCAACCCTCCTTGCCAGTCTCCTCTTAAGAGCCCTCCGCAATCCAACCACAACCCCGCTCCCTCCATCAGTCCCTCAAAGTGcaaaccccctcctcctcctcctcctcctcctccccctcctcttcctctctccatcctcctctcgCTGTCTTTTTGCCTCTCCTCTCCCCGCTTGTGGAAGTTATCAAaaggagaaacagaaaagagggagaaggattctttttctatttctccACCGTCAATGTCTTCTTCATCATACAACCCGTCGgtgatctcctcctcctccatcatccccacatctctctctctcccgtctcctcctcccctaTTTTTGCTCCTCCTATTCTTATCCTCCTCTGCCATGTGCTTTTCCCCAAAAGCCCTCCATACTTTCTCCTGCAGGGCCTGCAGTCTCTCTCTTGCCTCCTCTAGCTGCTCTTTcagctcctccttctctctcctctttccctccctccctccctcacgcCTCCTGCCTCCCTCTTCcgcctctccatctctctgtcgGCTCTCCAGCTTCATCCTCTTCACTTTCAAGATGTCTTGACTCCAATCGGCAGCGAGGGCGGTGTCACTGTGTCTCTTCTTCACCACCAACaagctctcctctccttccatcacttctccctctcctccgtCAACATCTTGCCCCACATGCccatccttctctcctctctcctcctctaaaGGCGTGTCCTCCAGGTGTCTGTGCGTGCTCAGGTTTGGGTTGAGTTGCCCTCCAATTCTCCTGGGGGCTCCACCTGgctggaggaggtggtggatgAGGGGGAAGCCAAGGGGTCTGAAGGCGGGAGGAGGGCGGCCCGCGCTCGGTTGAGGATGGAGGTCTGTGGAGCTGTGAGTGGGAGCAAATGCATGAATCTGTGGAGCTGAGTCGTCGAAAAGATCTGTGGGGGAATCCATGACTGGAGAGAGATAGGAAGAAGgatagaaaaagacaaatatagTTGTTGATATTATGTATTTTAAGAAGCAGACGGTCCAAACTTTAGAAGTTATCCAGGATTCtaatgaaaggaaaaataaacctgttttCGTATACCATTTATACCCTGCAGATAGTTTTGACTAAGCCACATTCTTTGACGCACAACTTTAAAGTTTCTTCCTTTTCTCAACACAGCAGGATGAATAACATCTGTGTAAAATATCAACGACAAAGTCTACGTCCCTGACACTTTGAATAATTCATAGACCttgatggtaaaaaaaatgttatcctGGAAAGTagtgaaacaaaagaaatagtACGAATGAAAGCTCTCATTTGTGTGTTCAAGCAGCGATCAGGAATCCTTGAATTGTTGCATTGAatatttcaatttcattttcaACAATCGCTGCTTCATTAATTCATTTACTGTGttcgagaaaaggcagaaatatTTCAGACTCATGTcagaggtttgtttttgttaacgCCTAAATGCACTCAGAGGGTGTGTTTACTCACTAAAAGTAAAGCCAGATAATGAGCTGTACTGCAAATGAATAGATGCACATCATGATGTCATCGACAACATGACTTCTGCTTAC
This portion of the Labrus bergylta chromosome 22, fLabBer1.1, whole genome shotgun sequence genome encodes:
- the prox3 gene encoding prospero homeobox 3 isoform X1, translating into MLPLSRRQQRKNSIQEVHSHNHKSGSGCLLCLTSNLFYCQVMDSPTDLFDDSAPQIHAFAPTHSSTDLHPQPSAGRPPPAFRPLGFPLIHHLLQPGGAPRRIGGQLNPNLSTHRHLEDTPLEEERGEKDGHVGQDVDGGEGEVMEGEESLLVVKKRHSDTALAADWSQDILKVKRMKLESRQRDGEAEEGGRRREGGREGKRREKEELKEQLEEARERLQALQEKVWRAFGEKHMAEEDKNRRSKNRGGGDGRERDVGMMEEEEITDGLYDEEDIDGGEIEKESFSLFSVSPFDNFHKRGEERQKDSERRMERGRGGGGGGGGGGGGLHFEGLMEGAGLWLDCGGLLRGDWQGGLEEEGEEGGQKFAQALKLELGSAVARVIDRVLRLYTEMTDINPASPPAAISFLPSDTGNEGARERGMWMGLLTRGDEKMRGKEDKRGEQDEEREKHFEKANNGNALASHRTETSDLAMPLAVQRSPDIRKAHPLLGPPLSSHLNSSHPNLSLHHPSLPRPPPLSHPTLLPSAQQPKEPSSSFHPSSSSSSSSSSSFPPPPPPPPPPPPLPLPLLHYSMQQLFSRSLHHSQLPHLPLSRKDYLSADPFLEFSSHPSSHPSFPPLPLLGHLDPSLARHAHAHGGRERERGMRGDGGIRGGMDGGELYLTAGGVYTQEGLSPCHLKKAKLMFFYARYPSSNTLKTYFPDVKFNRCVTSQMIKWFSNFREFFYIQMERFARQAVREALNREGAPRVGRESQLRVGRDSELYRILNMHYNKSNVYQVPERFIEVSDLALREFYSAIWTGRDSDPCWKKGIYKIICKLDSPVPDAFRLPGCPVG
- the prox3 gene encoding prospero homeobox 3 isoform X3, yielding MDSPTDLFDDSAPQIHAFAPTHSSTDLHPQPSAGRPPPAFRPLGFPLIHHLLQPGGAPRRIGGQLNPNLSTHRHLEDTPLEEERGEKDGHVGQDVDGGEGEVMEGEESLLVVKKRHSDTALAADWSQDILKVKRMKLESRQRDGEAEEGGRRREGGREGKRREKEELKEQLEEARERLQALQEKVWRAFGEKHMAEEDKNRRSKNRGGGDGRERDVGMMEEEEITDGLYDEEDIDGGEIEKESFSLFSVSPFDNFHKRGEERQKDSERRMERGRGGGGGGGGGGGGLHFEGLMEGAGLWLDCGGLLRGDWQGGLEEEGEEGGQKFAQALKLELGSAVARVIDRVLRLYTEMTDINPASPPAAISFLPSDTGNEGARERGMWMGLLTRGDEKMRGKEDKRGEQDEEREKHFEKANNGNALASHRTETSDLAMPLAVQRSPDIRKAHPLLGPPLSSHLNSSHPNLSLHHPSLPRPPPLSHPTLLPSAQQPKEPSSSFHPSSSSSSSSSSSFPPPPPPPPPPPPLPLPLLHYSMQQLFSRSLHHSQLPHLPLSRKDYLSADPFLEFSSHPSSHPSFPPLPLLGHLDPSLARHAHAHGGRERERGMRGDGGIRGGMDGGELYLTAGGVYTQEGLSPCHLKKAKLMFFYARYPSSNTLKTYFPDVKFNRCVTSQMIKWFSNFREFFYIQMERFARQAVREALNREGAPRVGRESQLRVGRDSELYRILNMHYNKSNVYQVPERFIEVSDLALREFYSAIWTGRDSDPCWKKGIYKIICKLDSPVPDAFRLPGCPVG
- the prox3 gene encoding prospero homeobox 3 isoform X2, with the protein product MLPLSRRQQRKNSIQEVHSHNHKSGSGCLLCLTSNLFYCQVMDSPTDLFDDSAPQIHAFAPTHSSTDLHPQPSAGRPPPAFRPLGFPLIHHLLQPGGAPRRIGGQLNPNLSTHRHLEDTPLEEERGEKDGHVGQDVDGGEGEVMEGEESLLVVKKRHSDTALAADWSQDILKVKRMKLESRQRDGEAEEGGRRREGGREGKRREKEELKEQLEEARERLQALQEKVWRAFGEKHMAEEDKNRRSKNRGGGDGRERDVGMMEEEEITDGLYDEEDIDGGEIEKESFSLFSVSPFDNFHKRGEERQKDSERRMERGRGGGGGGGGGGGGLHFEGLMEGAGLWLDCGGLLRGDWQGGLEEEGEEGGQKFAQALKLELGSAVARVIDRVLRLYTEMTDINPASPPAAISFLPSDTGNEGARERGMWMGLLTRGDEKMRGKEDKRGEQDEEREKHFEKANNGNALASHRTETSDLAMPLAVQRSPDIRKAHPLLGPPLSSHLNSSHPNLSLHHPSLPRPPPLSHPTLLPSAQQPKEPSSSFHPSSSSSSSSSSSFPPPPPPPPPPPPLPLPLLHYSMQQLFSRSLHHSQLPHLPLSRKDYLSADPFLEFSSHPSSHPSFPPLPLLGHLDPSLARHAHAHGGRERERGMRGDGGIRGGMDGGELYLTAGGTQEGLSPCHLKKAKLMFFYARYPSSNTLKTYFPDVKFNRCVTSQMIKWFSNFREFFYIQMERFARQAVREALNREGAPRVGRESQLRVGRDSELYRILNMHYNKSNVYQVPERFIEVSDLALREFYSAIWTGRDSDPCWKKGIYKIICKLDSPVPDAFRLPGCPVG